A genomic segment from Thermoplasmatales archaeon encodes:
- a CDS encoding EMC3/TMCO1 family protein, whose translation MSDRNPTQTGTTTVNAQPVSGQNANPAVQQRQSMNKMMKFQMVYMLISLAMLFIIFNTTIRDALGSAMSVVFMPLIGFNYALPWMTITLMGVAIGLVTSVPRYFFTDWIKMGRIQNRMSAFNKVYSAAMRSGQKDKMQKLSKMRMEMTMEQSQLSMNTMKPLMVLTIFTLLFYVWLYYFLSLVPYQIISFPWDFNINIINDKLWLFPYWFLGYFLASLPVGYFATMVIKYFDFKYKIREIERKSDYAGYN comes from the coding sequence ATGTCTGATAGAAATCCAACACAAACGGGTACCACAACGGTAAATGCGCAGCCTGTTTCCGGGCAAAATGCAAATCCTGCCGTGCAGCAAAGGCAGTCTATGAACAAGATGATGAAATTCCAGATGGTGTACATGCTCATCTCTCTTGCCATGCTGTTCATAATTTTCAACACAACAATAAGAGATGCCTTGGGGTCTGCGATGAGCGTTGTATTCATGCCGCTCATAGGGTTCAATTATGCATTGCCCTGGATGACTATTACACTTATGGGAGTTGCAATCGGTCTCGTTACATCCGTTCCGAGATATTTCTTCACAGACTGGATCAAAATGGGCAGGATACAGAACAGGATGAGCGCTTTCAATAAAGTTTATTCTGCTGCAATGAGAAGTGGGCAGAAAGACAAGATGCAGAAGCTTAGCAAGATGAGAATGGAAATGACGATGGAACAATCTCAGCTAAGCATGAACACGATGAAGCCATTAATGGTTCTTACCATATTCACGCTGCTCTTTTACGTATGGCTCTATTATTTCCTCAGCCTTGTTCCCTATCAGATAATATCATTTCCGTGGGACTTCAACATTAACATAATCAACGACAAGTTGTGGCTCTTTCCTTACTGGTTCCTGGGATATTTTCTTGCCAGCCTTCCGGTCGGGTATTTTGCCACCATGGTCATAAAGTACTTTGATTTCAAATACAAGATAAGGGAGATCGAGCGGAAATCTGATTATGCGGGTTACAATTAG
- a CDS encoding AAA family ATPase — translation MRVTISGPIGSGKSTSGKMLADKLGCKFFSGGFFFREKAKQMGMSLEDFGKYAEKHQEIDREIDEMNLELLRKEDNIVLESRLAGWISKRNNIPAFRVYIDASFYIRKERVKNRGDLSGEEEIIDRENSERKRYMEFYSIDSEDTSIYDLIISSDALSAEQVADEIYARIREREK, via the coding sequence ATGCGGGTTACAATTAGCGGTCCAATAGGAAGTGGTAAATCCACTTCTGGAAAGATGCTCGCAGATAAACTGGGTTGTAAATTCTTTTCTGGGGGTTTTTTCTTCCGCGAGAAGGCAAAGCAAATGGGAATGTCGCTTGAGGACTTTGGTAAATATGCAGAGAAACATCAGGAGATAGACCGTGAGATCGACGAAATGAACTTAGAGCTACTGCGGAAGGAAGACAACATCGTTCTTGAATCCAGACTCGCTGGATGGATCAGCAAGCGCAATAATATCCCTGCTTTTAGGGTGTACATTGATGCCTCGTTCTATATAAGGAAGGAGCGAGTGAAAAATAGGGGTGATCTTTCAGGAGAAGAAGAGATCATCGATAGAGAAAACTCCGAACGAAAGAGGTACATGGAATTCTATTCTATAGATTCCGAAGATACTTCTATTTACGATTTGATTATAAGTTCAGACGCATTATCTGCTGAACAGGTTGCCGATGAAATATATGCAAGAATCAGAGAAAGAGAAAAATGA
- a CDS encoding adenylate kinase, which translates to MRVVIAGIPGVGKSTVIDLVRKRVPYEVINFGTLMFEMARELKMVDQRDEIRKLPFQTQINLQKKASSAIGKMNDVIIDTHLSIKSHGGYFPGLPEWVIRELNVMAFFVIEADPEIIFKRRSKDESRSRDSDTLESIREYQEINRYYAASYSIYTDASVFFMENVEGKPDIVADNIVERLLPHV; encoded by the coding sequence ATGAGGGTTGTAATTGCCGGTATTCCCGGTGTCGGTAAGTCAACAGTAATAGACCTGGTAAGAAAACGTGTTCCGTATGAAGTGATCAACTTCGGAACGCTCATGTTTGAAATGGCAAGGGAGTTAAAGATGGTCGATCAGAGAGACGAGATAAGGAAACTTCCATTTCAAACACAGATAAACCTGCAGAAAAAAGCATCGTCAGCCATAGGAAAGATGAACGACGTTATCATAGATACGCATCTTTCGATAAAGAGCCATGGCGGATATTTCCCAGGACTTCCCGAATGGGTGATCCGGGAATTGAATGTAATGGCTTTTTTTGTTATCGAGGCCGATCCGGAAATTATATTTAAGAGGCGATCGAAAGATGAAAGCAGGTCCAGAGACAGCGATACTCTGGAATCAATCCGCGAATATCAGGAAATCAACAGGTACTACGCGGCTTCTTACTCGATATACACCGATGCCTCCGTATTCTTCATGGAGAATGTAGAGGGAAAACCTGACATAGTAGCAGATAATATAGTTGAGAGGCTCTTACCACATGTCTGA